The Bacteroidia bacterium genome contains a region encoding:
- a CDS encoding YdeI/OmpD-associated family protein yields MKTIDGYIAKNKTWEEALIFLRSILQETELQETVKWGMPVYVINNKNVLGIGAFKSYVGLWFYQGVFLKDRQNKLVNAQEGVTKAMRQWRFNSFDDLRADADLVREYVEEAIANQLAGKELKPEKKKPLEMPAGFKQALAKDAELKDAFSRFTPARQNEFIEYLLQAKREETRKKRQEKIIPLIKQNIGLHDKYK; encoded by the coding sequence ATGAAAACTATAGATGGATACATCGCCAAAAACAAAACATGGGAGGAAGCGCTGATTTTCCTTCGCAGCATTCTTCAGGAAACCGAATTACAGGAAACCGTAAAATGGGGCATGCCGGTTTATGTAATTAATAATAAAAACGTACTCGGAATCGGGGCTTTTAAGTCTTATGTGGGTTTGTGGTTTTATCAGGGCGTTTTTCTGAAAGACAGGCAGAATAAGCTGGTGAATGCGCAGGAAGGCGTGACTAAAGCTATGCGTCAATGGCGTTTTAACTCGTTTGATGACTTACGGGCCGATGCCGACCTGGTCCGTGAATATGTAGAGGAAGCTATCGCCAACCAACTTGCAGGAAAAGAATTGAAGCCGGAAAAGAAGAAACCACTGGAAATGCCCGCAGGATTTAAGCAGGCGCTGGCTAAGGATGCAGAATTAAAAGATGCCTTCTCACGATTTACCCCGGCTCGCCAAAACGAATTCATCGAATATCTGCTACAGGCAAAGCGGGAAGAAACCCGCAAAAAAAGGCAGGAAAAAATAATTCCTTTAATAAAGCAGAATATCGGCCTCCACGACAAATATAAATAA
- a CDS encoding DUF5686 and carboxypeptidase regulatory-like domain-containing protein, protein MRNILLIVCYVFLIGLPADAASLRGLVTDTSGAPIPYANVYLKNNTQGTSCDASGNYLLNLRAGEHAVVFSAVGYRQHEETVFLAEGQTLVLNVQLEESALNLGEAVVTAAYVDRGKEIMRLARKKSRNDFDAVENYRCQTYQKITVEIKKPEPAEKAEEDTTETAVEDNNKKEEKEEKDEKDEKEKKKKKKEKEPTVMDRARAQLSKIRKMRLIESVEETNYQKPGKYKVITQAWNDFSDVMPAYRGRSVSVGFSYGEPDIAGVGRQYEDPYLITFKPWSADFNFSRNLIHAPLLSQKPLLSPLAATAELSYRFSLDSSFIDSNGKKIYKINVIPLFPGEALFSGFMLVEDSTWMLQEVDFSINPEALMYCRDFRIKQQYAALQSGISMPVSREFIYTIKDGSDLRKGHTLVTHTDYELNTVFPPRFFNNEIQAYDVTAFDKDSAWWKDVRPISLRANEIEYIAETDSSRDYLISDAFLDSLDAEINKLDIWDFLLMGIYHQNHRKGIRYNIDPLVAQLNPFGIGGYRHRLGGGFSKEFENDFLLETRGFVDYGFANKDVKGKLGAGLTYVPLKFVRTYIDVGDNYEVVNNYASLSTLFSRANYVRSRSISVAQRMEIVNGLFGEVTLEYGRMDPLTNMQHDEWSEVLYGDLNEPVDFKSYRKSEVSIQLKYRPGQKYMIKRNKKIITGSDYPEFSLRYRKGINGLFQSEVNFDYLEAGVNHEVQLKRFGFGTWNFLAGTFLNKKSLRVIEYRYFRGSDPYLFSNPLTSFQLLGPTLSASGPFLRLNGIFHDQGYLFNKVPLLNKAHLGLAGGAGFLAIPEQNDFRHGEIFGGLEWIFRIKKQLFRAGFYAVTSENTIALPQLTWKFGFSFYNDYRRKWDY, encoded by the coding sequence GTGCGAAATATCCTTCTGATCGTATGTTACGTCTTTTTGATTGGCCTTCCGGCTGATGCAGCTTCCTTGCGGGGTTTAGTAACGGATACTTCAGGCGCGCCCATTCCCTATGCGAACGTGTACCTGAAGAACAATACCCAGGGAACCTCCTGTGATGCTTCTGGAAATTATTTGCTGAACCTGCGGGCCGGTGAGCACGCAGTAGTTTTTAGTGCAGTAGGCTATCGGCAGCATGAGGAGACGGTTTTCCTGGCAGAAGGGCAGACGCTGGTGCTGAACGTACAGTTGGAGGAATCGGCACTGAACCTGGGAGAGGCTGTGGTAACTGCAGCGTATGTGGACCGCGGTAAAGAGATCATGCGGCTGGCCCGGAAAAAGAGCCGGAATGATTTTGACGCTGTGGAGAATTACCGCTGCCAGACCTATCAGAAAATAACGGTGGAAATAAAAAAACCCGAACCTGCCGAAAAAGCAGAAGAAGATACCACCGAAACCGCAGTTGAGGATAATAATAAGAAAGAGGAAAAAGAGGAAAAGGACGAGAAGGACGAGAAGGAGAAAAAGAAAAAGAAGAAAGAGAAGGAGCCTACCGTGATGGACCGCGCAAGAGCCCAATTGAGTAAGATTAGGAAGATGCGGCTGATTGAATCAGTGGAGGAAACAAATTACCAGAAACCGGGAAAATATAAGGTTATAACGCAAGCCTGGAATGATTTCTCGGATGTGATGCCAGCTTATCGTGGCAGGAGCGTAAGCGTAGGGTTTAGCTATGGGGAGCCTGATATAGCAGGGGTTGGCCGGCAGTACGAAGATCCTTACCTCATCACTTTTAAACCGTGGAGTGCGGATTTTAACTTTTCGCGAAACCTTATCCATGCGCCCCTGCTGAGCCAAAAACCACTGCTATCTCCCCTGGCGGCTACGGCTGAGCTCAGCTACAGGTTCAGCCTTGATTCTTCGTTTATTGACAGCAACGGAAAAAAGATTTACAAAATCAACGTTATCCCGCTTTTTCCCGGTGAGGCTTTGTTCTCGGGTTTCATGCTCGTGGAAGATTCCACCTGGATGTTGCAGGAAGTGGATTTTTCCATTAATCCGGAAGCACTGATGTATTGCCGGGATTTTCGCATTAAGCAGCAATATGCAGCCTTGCAGTCGGGAATATCCATGCCCGTGAGTCGTGAATTCATTTATACCATAAAGGACGGAAGCGATTTGAGAAAAGGCCATACACTGGTAACTCACACTGATTATGAACTGAATACCGTATTTCCGCCCCGCTTTTTTAATAATGAGATACAGGCTTATGATGTTACGGCTTTTGACAAAGATTCCGCCTGGTGGAAAGATGTAAGACCCATTTCGCTGCGAGCCAATGAGATTGAGTATATCGCAGAAACGGACAGCTCACGGGACTATTTGATCAGCGATGCTTTCCTTGATTCGCTGGATGCAGAAATAAATAAGCTTGATATATGGGATTTCCTTTTAATGGGAATTTATCACCAGAACCACAGGAAGGGCATCCGCTACAATATTGATCCGCTGGTGGCGCAACTCAATCCGTTCGGCATAGGTGGCTACCGGCACAGGCTGGGCGGAGGTTTCAGCAAAGAATTCGAGAATGATTTCCTGCTGGAAACCCGCGGGTTCGTGGATTATGGTTTTGCGAACAAGGATGTGAAAGGAAAGCTTGGAGCCGGACTGACTTATGTGCCGCTCAAGTTTGTTCGTACCTATATTGATGTTGGCGATAACTATGAAGTGGTAAACAACTATGCATCGCTGAGCACACTATTTAGCCGGGCGAATTATGTGCGGTCACGCAGCATCAGCGTTGCGCAGCGAATGGAAATAGTGAACGGGCTTTTCGGTGAAGTTACGCTGGAATATGGACGGATGGATCCGCTGACGAATATGCAGCATGACGAATGGTCAGAGGTTTTGTATGGAGATTTAAATGAACCGGTGGATTTCAAATCCTACAGAAAATCGGAGGTGAGCATTCAGTTGAAATACCGGCCCGGCCAGAAGTATATGATCAAGCGGAATAAAAAGATCATTACCGGCTCTGATTACCCGGAGTTTTCGCTCCGCTACCGGAAAGGGATAAATGGCCTGTTCCAAAGCGAGGTGAATTTTGATTATCTGGAAGCCGGGGTAAACCATGAAGTGCAATTAAAGCGTTTTGGGTTTGGCACCTGGAATTTCCTGGCCGGTACATTCCTGAATAAAAAGAGCCTGCGCGTAATAGAATACCGGTATTTCCGCGGATCGGATCCATACCTCTTCTCCAATCCACTCACCTCGTTTCAGTTGCTCGGGCCAACGCTGAGCGCCTCCGGGCCGTTTCTGCGGCTCAACGGTATTTTTCATGACCAGGGTTATCTCTTCAATAAAGTTCCGTTGCTGAACAAAGCGCACCTAGGTCTTGCCGGTGGCGCTGGCTTCCTGGCTATTCCGGAGCAAAATGATTTCCGGCACGGAGAAATATTTGGCGGCCTGGAATGGATCTTCCGGATTAAGAAGCAATTATTCCGTGCGGGTTTCTATGCCGTTACATCTGAAAATACCATCGCACTCCCGCAACTCACCTGGAAATTCGGATTCTCCTTTTACAATGATTACAGAAGGAAGTGGGATTATTAG
- a CDS encoding RNA polymerase sigma factor, whose protein sequence is MLELQDSGTDTAGKASRNAEFFRLYKPLHSKVEKYVLATTGNENDAREILAQTLLAAVQGFPGLRNRAAILGFLIGIASRVRMKYYREARKTSGLEEVTARNEQSAEEPSAGVDVHILSEALDQLSEKQKDAIVLFEISGFSIKEIAEIQNCGLSAVKSRLVRGREKLRQILTDKETNRR, encoded by the coding sequence TTGTTGGAGCTTCAAGATTCAGGAACTGATACAGCCGGAAAGGCAAGCAGGAATGCAGAATTCTTCCGTTTGTATAAGCCGCTTCACAGTAAAGTAGAGAAGTACGTTTTGGCCACAACAGGCAATGAGAATGATGCACGGGAAATATTGGCCCAAACCCTCCTGGCAGCAGTGCAGGGCTTTCCAGGATTGCGGAACAGGGCGGCCATATTAGGTTTTCTGATTGGGATTGCTTCCAGGGTGCGAATGAAGTATTACCGGGAGGCAAGAAAAACATCGGGCCTTGAGGAAGTGACGGCCAGGAATGAACAGAGTGCTGAGGAGCCTTCTGCAGGAGTGGACGTCCATATCCTCTCAGAGGCACTCGACCAGCTTTCGGAAAAACAGAAGGACGCAATAGTGCTTTTTGAGATCTCTGGTTTTTCAATAAAAGAGATTGCAGAAATCCAGAACTGTGGCCTTTCGGCTGTGAAATCGCGGCTGGTAAGAGGCCGGGAAAAATTGAGACAGATATTGACAGACAAAGAAACCAATCGAAGATAG
- a CDS encoding TlpA disulfide reductase family protein → MKIFILIAIAFFFSLNAYSFEFLISGKISNSNGEAKFTAYTTANPDVVYAKINRSGEFSIKGSFPVPTRMMLSYEDDSLESSYELFLFESDTIDVQINAQTGDWNLTGVSPLSENSYEHASTFFRIFRNKYGDTDSTFNLMEDSLITFLGGDDLAKVAAKSFKLFYMNLMVTREMERIYDIYEMDDLVALPKNEQAYSGMMWYNQVIVDYNMKNIVDSLKQGQQDSNYSPQFHTMLSEIEKREAMYPFPIYLDMKSRSFYYYDDAEASENERRQYITTLEKFLKTYPDYVNNASLESRLNSVKYSLVKKSAPVFELVDTNGISHKFPQLNGKYILLDVWGSWCAPCRFYNKHLVKMYYEMKDSLPIEFVSIAYDQNLEEWKNAIRTDSLAWQQLLYTDEFVKSYNITVFPTMYLISPEGIVLKKSTQIREDDILEIVKN, encoded by the coding sequence ATGAAAATTTTCATCTTAATTGCAATTGCCTTCTTTTTTTCTCTTAATGCCTATTCTTTTGAATTTTTAATTTCAGGAAAAATCTCAAATTCAAATGGTGAGGCAAAATTTACAGCGTATACCACAGCCAATCCGGATGTGGTATACGCAAAAATAAATCGCTCCGGTGAATTTTCAATTAAAGGAAGTTTTCCGGTACCAACGCGAATGATGCTGTCTTACGAAGATGATTCCCTGGAATCAAGCTACGAGCTATTTCTCTTTGAAAGTGACACCATTGATGTACAAATTAATGCGCAAACAGGCGATTGGAATTTGACAGGTGTTTCGCCTCTGTCAGAAAATAGCTATGAGCACGCTAGTACATTTTTCAGGATCTTTAGAAATAAGTATGGAGATACTGATTCCACTTTTAACCTGATGGAGGACAGCCTTATAACTTTCCTGGGAGGTGACGATTTGGCAAAAGTGGCGGCCAAATCTTTTAAACTGTTTTATATGAACCTGATGGTAACGCGGGAAATGGAACGCATCTATGATATTTATGAAATGGACGATCTTGTTGCACTTCCTAAAAATGAACAAGCGTATTCGGGCATGATGTGGTATAATCAAGTCATAGTTGATTATAATATGAAAAACATAGTTGACTCCCTCAAGCAAGGTCAGCAGGATTCCAACTATTCCCCACAATTTCATACTATGTTATCAGAAATTGAAAAAAGAGAAGCAATGTACCCCTTCCCAATCTACCTGGATATGAAAAGCAGGAGTTTTTATTATTATGATGATGCGGAAGCTTCTGAAAATGAACGGAGGCAATATATTACAACCCTTGAAAAATTCCTGAAAACTTATCCTGATTATGTTAACAATGCATCATTGGAATCGAGATTAAATTCAGTGAAGTATTCTTTGGTTAAGAAATCGGCACCTGTATTTGAACTCGTGGATACCAATGGCATATCGCATAAGTTTCCGCAACTAAATGGAAAATACATATTGCTTGACGTTTGGGGGAGCTGGTGTGCGCCATGCCGTTTCTACAATAAACATTTGGTGAAAATGTATTATGAGATGAAGGATAGTTTGCCCATTGAGTTTGTAAGCATTGCTTATGACCAGAATTTGGAGGAATGGAAAAATGCCATACGAACTGACAGCCTTGCCTGGCAACAGCTTTTATATACAGATGAATTTGTGAAAAGTTATAATATTACGGTCTTTCCTACGATGTACCTGATATCCCCTGAAGGTATAGTGTTGAAGAAATCTACACAGATCAGGGAAGATGATATCCTGGAAATTGTAAAGAATTAA
- a CDS encoding sterol desaturase family protein has product MERYFNIFLDSYSGYWNYLKGEILDPGFHNYFYWLIGISLIAWLLEIIIPWRKKQGIFRRDFWLDGFYMFFNFFLFSLIIYNGISNVVVEFFNDLLAQIGITNIVAIEVMEWPVWLQLITMFVLADFIHWNVHRWLHRVPWLWQFHKLHHSVKEMGFAAHLRFHWMETVIYKSVQYIPLAMIGFGLDDFFIVHIIAMSIGHLNHANLGWNYGPLKYVFNNPQMHIWHHSRKIPEGHRYGVNYGISLSIWDYIFRTAAIPHDGRDIQLGFDGDEEYPADFGKQIIYPLRTRKNENAE; this is encoded by the coding sequence ATGGAACGCTATTTCAATATATTTCTTGATTCTTATTCCGGATACTGGAATTACCTGAAGGGGGAAATTCTGGATCCGGGGTTCCATAATTACTTTTATTGGCTGATCGGCATTTCACTTATCGCGTGGCTTTTGGAGATCATAATTCCGTGGCGGAAAAAACAAGGCATTTTTCGCAGGGATTTCTGGCTGGATGGTTTTTATATGTTTTTTAATTTCTTCCTTTTCTCGCTTATTATTTACAATGGTATTTCAAATGTTGTTGTAGAATTTTTTAACGACCTGCTTGCACAGATCGGAATTACAAATATTGTAGCAATCGAAGTGATGGAGTGGCCGGTGTGGTTGCAACTTATCACGATGTTCGTTCTGGCCGATTTCATCCACTGGAACGTACACCGCTGGCTGCACCGGGTTCCGTGGCTTTGGCAATTCCATAAGCTCCATCATTCGGTAAAGGAAATGGGCTTTGCTGCGCATCTCCGCTTTCACTGGATGGAGACGGTTATTTATAAAAGCGTGCAGTACATTCCGCTGGCCATGATCGGCTTTGGGCTTGACGATTTTTTTATTGTGCATATCATCGCCATGTCCATTGGCCACCTGAACCATGCAAACCTCGGCTGGAATTATGGCCCGCTGAAGTACGTTTTCAACAACCCGCAAATGCACATCTGGCACCATTCCCGGAAAATACCTGAAGGCCACCGGTATGGTGTAAATTATGGCATCAGCCTCAGCATCTGGGATTATATTTTCAGGACCGCAGCTATACCGCATGATGGCCGCGACATCCAACTCGGCTTTGATGGAGACGAGGAATATCCTGCAGATTTTGGCAAACAAATTATTTATCCTTTAAGAACCAGGAAAAATGAAAACGCTGAATAA
- a CDS encoding alpha/beta fold hydrolase: MKNWIYGGIALLATSCSSPQEKQEVQQTPVLPSQHYTIEQFMDNASVSGGSFSHDESKILYSTDVSGIYNLYTIPVSGGEHTQITDSDSNSFFAISYFPKDDRMLFSSDDNGNEIYHIYLREEDGTIRDLTPGAEARSSFFGWSRDKNSFFFQSNKRDSRFMDVYEMELENLEAELIYENSENLQVSKISDDKNHLALVKPITTNDNNLYLYNRNTKEKTQLDQEQAGYTPVYFSRDNRSLFYTTDTGDEFAYLMRYDMETGEREKVAQEDWDIMYATLSESGRYRVIGINEDAKTVVKIQDLENDEPLEFPDVADGEIKSVRFSASEEKMLFYAGTSKSTSNMYAHDFNTGETTRLTNTMSPQIDLNDLVEGKVVRYPSFDGTEIPAIFYMPHQAIADSPVPAMVWVHGGPGGQSRLSYFPLIQYLANHGYAILAVNNRGSSGYGKTFFKMDDRQHGEGDLQDVIEGKNYLAGLPEIDSSKIGIIGGSYGGFMTMAAMTSAPTEFDVGVNLFGVTNWLRTLQSIPPWWESFKQALYEEMGDPATDSVRLHRISPLFHAEKIKRPLMVLQGATDPRVLQVESDEIVDAARQNDVPVEYVLFEDEGHGFVKKENQIEAYGKILTFLNTYLKGEEETAAGAKL; this comes from the coding sequence ATGAAAAACTGGATTTATGGTGGCATCGCATTGCTGGCCACTTCATGCTCATCTCCGCAGGAAAAGCAGGAGGTGCAACAGACGCCCGTGCTACCTTCTCAACATTATACAATAGAACAATTCATGGACAATGCCTCAGTTTCCGGGGGCAGTTTTTCTCATGATGAGTCAAAGATACTTTACTCCACGGATGTCTCCGGAATCTATAATCTCTACACAATTCCTGTATCAGGTGGAGAACATACACAGATCACGGACTCCGACAGCAATTCGTTTTTTGCAATTTCCTATTTTCCAAAGGATGACCGAATGCTATTCTCCAGTGATGATAATGGCAACGAAATCTACCATATTTATCTGCGCGAAGAAGACGGTACCATCCGCGACCTTACTCCGGGAGCCGAAGCACGCTCATCTTTCTTCGGTTGGAGCAGGGATAAGAACAGTTTCTTTTTCCAATCCAATAAGCGCGATTCCAGATTTATGGACGTATATGAAATGGAGCTTGAAAACCTGGAGGCTGAGTTGATCTATGAAAACAGTGAAAACCTTCAGGTCTCGAAAATTTCTGATGATAAAAACCATCTTGCCCTCGTAAAGCCAATCACCACCAACGATAATAATCTTTATCTCTACAACCGCAACACAAAGGAGAAAACGCAGCTAGACCAGGAGCAGGCCGGATACACTCCGGTATATTTTAGCCGCGACAATAGGAGCCTTTTTTACACCACCGATACAGGTGATGAATTCGCTTACCTGATGCGGTATGACATGGAAACAGGCGAACGTGAAAAAGTGGCGCAAGAAGATTGGGATATCATGTACGCCACGCTTTCAGAATCGGGCAGATACAGGGTCATTGGCATAAACGAGGATGCGAAAACCGTGGTAAAAATTCAGGACCTCGAAAATGATGAACCCTTAGAATTTCCAGATGTGGCCGATGGGGAGATCAAATCCGTGCGCTTTTCAGCGAGTGAAGAAAAAATGCTCTTTTATGCGGGTACGTCCAAATCCACCTCGAACATGTATGCACATGATTTTAATACAGGAGAAACGACCCGGCTCACCAATACCATGAGCCCGCAGATTGACCTGAACGACCTGGTGGAAGGAAAAGTAGTGCGCTATCCATCATTTGACGGCACCGAGATTCCTGCGATATTCTACATGCCGCACCAGGCAATTGCAGACAGCCCCGTGCCTGCAATGGTTTGGGTGCATGGCGGGCCGGGAGGTCAATCGCGGCTGAGCTACTTCCCTCTTATTCAATATTTAGCAAACCACGGCTATGCAATCCTGGCAGTGAACAATCGCGGCAGCAGCGGGTATGGCAAAACATTTTTCAAAATGGATGATCGGCAACATGGTGAAGGTGATCTGCAGGATGTAATTGAAGGCAAGAACTACCTGGCTGGCCTTCCTGAAATTGACAGCAGCAAAATCGGCATCATTGGCGGTTCGTATGGCGGTTTTATGACGATGGCGGCTATGACTTCCGCGCCCACTGAGTTTGATGTAGGGGTGAATCTCTTTGGCGTTACAAACTGGTTGCGTACCCTGCAAAGCATTCCGCCCTGGTGGGAATCATTCAAGCAGGCGCTGTATGAAGAAATGGGCGACCCTGCCACCGATTCAGTCCGTCTCCACAGGATATCTCCGCTATTCCATGCAGAGAAAATTAAGCGGCCGCTCATGGTACTCCAGGGCGCCACTGACCCACGCGTGCTCCAGGTTGAATCGGACGAAATCGTGGATGCTGCACGCCAGAATGATGTGCCGGTAGAATATGTTCTTTTCGAGGACGAGGGACATGGCTTCGTAAAAAAGGAAAACCAAATTGAAGCTTATGGTAAAATCCTCACCTTTCTGAACACCTACCTGAAAGGCGAAGAAGAAACAGCAGCCGGAGCGAAGTTGTAG
- a CDS encoding rhodanese-like domain-containing protein: MNSILKTLSAVLMATFLSCSGQAQQGQGKAENISTAAFSQMIAQTEGVQLVDVRTPGEWEKGTLAGARRINWMGNDFEIQAAKLDTLKPVLIYCASGARSSKAIQKLNAMGFQEIYNLSGGIKAWEKAGLEVVK, encoded by the coding sequence ATGAATTCAATATTAAAAACATTATCCGCAGTATTAATGGCTACTTTCCTCTCGTGCTCCGGGCAGGCCCAGCAAGGACAAGGAAAGGCCGAAAACATTTCCACAGCGGCATTCAGCCAGATGATTGCACAAACAGAAGGCGTGCAGTTGGTTGACGTACGAACACCGGGCGAATGGGAAAAAGGTACACTGGCAGGCGCCCGCAGAATAAACTGGATGGGCAACGATTTTGAAATACAGGCAGCCAAACTGGATACGTTGAAGCCCGTCCTGATCTATTGTGCTTCAGGAGCCCGTAGCAGTAAAGCCATCCAAAAATTAAATGCGATGGGTTTTCAGGAAATTTATAATCTTTCAGGCGGCATTAAAGCGTGGGAAAAGGCCGGCCTCGAAGTAGTGAAATAA
- the gltX gene encoding glutamate--tRNA ligase, with product MSREVRVRFAPSPTGPLHIGGVRTALYNYLFAKKNKGHFILRIEDTDQNRYVKGAEEYIREALHWAGIHPDEGPDASGPFGPYRQSERKEHYEEYAERMIAEGTAYYAFDTPEDLEEMRDRMSKAGVPNPKYDHVSREYMKNSLTLPADEVKARLSNNDPYVIRIKVPRKEEVRLKDMIRGWVVVQSGQLDDKVLFKSDGMPTYHLANIVDDHLMKITHVIRGEEWLPSAPLHVLLYRYLGWEETMPEFAHLPLILKPDGKGKLSKRDGAKGGYPVFPLNWKDPESGETFTGYRESGYFPEAMVNILAMLGWNPGDNREVFSIDELIDTFSIEKVSKSGAKFDPEKARWYNQQHLRHKDDMELAHSFRPILREQGVDPEMEYIAAACALIKEKASFINEFWEMGSFFFKAPEEYDQKVIEKKWNAEALKFFVRLKENLYNLSHFTAEDIENTYKSTADNMGVKGGQYMQLFRVLVSGLSYGPAIFEMISLLGQKEIVQRLDAAIEQLQ from the coding sequence ATGAGCAGAGAAGTCAGGGTACGATTTGCGCCCAGCCCTACCGGGCCATTGCATATTGGAGGTGTCAGGACGGCCCTCTACAATTATTTGTTTGCTAAAAAGAATAAAGGACATTTCATCCTCCGGATAGAGGATACTGACCAGAACCGCTACGTAAAGGGTGCAGAAGAATATATCCGGGAGGCGCTGCATTGGGCAGGCATCCATCCGGATGAAGGACCGGACGCTTCTGGGCCATTCGGGCCGTACCGCCAAAGCGAAAGAAAGGAACATTACGAAGAATACGCAGAAAGAATGATCGCGGAAGGCACGGCTTATTATGCATTTGATACTCCGGAAGATTTGGAAGAGATGCGGGATCGCATGAGCAAGGCGGGGGTTCCCAACCCGAAATACGACCACGTGAGCCGCGAATACATGAAAAATTCCCTTACGCTGCCTGCTGATGAAGTGAAAGCGAGGCTATCGAACAATGATCCTTACGTGATTCGGATTAAGGTGCCGCGAAAGGAAGAAGTACGGTTAAAAGATATGATCCGAGGTTGGGTTGTGGTGCAGAGCGGACAGCTTGATGACAAAGTGCTGTTTAAGAGTGATGGTATGCCAACCTACCATCTGGCCAATATTGTGGACGACCACTTGATGAAGATCACGCACGTCATCCGGGGGGAAGAATGGTTGCCTTCCGCACCGCTGCATGTGCTGCTTTACCGCTACCTGGGCTGGGAGGAGACGATGCCGGAGTTTGCACATCTTCCGCTCATTCTGAAGCCGGACGGCAAAGGAAAACTCAGCAAGCGGGATGGCGCAAAGGGTGGATACCCAGTGTTTCCGCTCAACTGGAAAGATCCTGAAAGCGGGGAGACCTTTACCGGCTACCGCGAAAGCGGATATTTCCCCGAAGCTATGGTGAATATCCTGGCCATGCTTGGCTGGAATCCGGGAGATAACCGCGAAGTATTCTCGATTGATGAACTGATTGATACTTTCTCTATAGAGAAGGTGAGCAAGAGCGGGGCGAAATTCGACCCTGAGAAGGCGCGGTGGTACAATCAGCAGCACCTGCGCCATAAAGACGATATGGAATTGGCTCACAGCTTCAGGCCAATTCTTCGTGAGCAGGGCGTAGATCCTGAGATGGAATATATTGCAGCAGCATGTGCCCTCATCAAGGAAAAGGCTTCGTTTATTAATGAATTTTGGGAAATGGGCAGTTTCTTTTTTAAGGCTCCTGAAGAGTATGATCAAAAGGTGATCGAAAAGAAATGGAATGCTGAAGCGCTGAAATTCTTCGTCCGGCTGAAGGAGAATCTTTACAACCTTTCTCATTTCACAGCAGAAGATATTGAGAATACCTACAAATCCACGGCTGACAACATGGGGGTAAAGGGCGGCCAGTATATGCAGTTGTTTCGCGTACTCGTGTCCGGCCTCAGTTATGGCCCGGCTATTTTCGAGATGATCTCGTTACTGGGGCAAAAGGAGATCGTGCAGCGGCTGGATGCTGCAATTGAGCAGCTTCAATAG